The following is a genomic window from Halobacterium sp. R2-5.
CCGCGAAGACCCGTCCCCACTGGGTCGCGAGACCGAGCGGGTCGAGCAGCGACGCGAAGAGGCTGGCGGTCGTCAGGATGGCGACCGTCGAGGAGCCGAGTGCGGTCTTCATCGCGGCCGCGACGACGAACGCGGCGAGCAGGCCGATGCCGAGGCCGCCGAACGTGTCCGTGACGAACTGTTCGAGCGGGAGCGCGCCGAGCACTTCGCCGAACGCGCCACCGGCACCGGTCACGGCGAGGATGACGGCGGCCTTCTTGATGCCCTCGCTCACCCACTCGTCGGTGATGTCGTTCGTGAACTCGGGGACCACCGCGAACGAGATGAACACGCCGATGATGAGCGCGACTGCGGGGTCACCGAGGAACAGCAGCCAGCGCTGGAGCGCGCCGGTGACGAGTTCCGGGTTCTCGGCTTCCGGATACGCCGCGATGCTCCCGAGCGCGATGAGCGCGATGGGGACGACGAGCGGCGCGAACGACGCCGCGGGGGACGGCAGCGAGCCGTACTCCGCCTTGATGTCCTCCATGGTCATCTCGGGCGCCGGGTCGATGTGGTACCGGGACGCGACCCGGTTGGCCCACGCCGACGCGACGAACACGATGGGGGCGCTCACGACGAGTCCCGCGAGCATCACGAGACCGATGTCCGCACCGAGAATCCCCGCCGCTGCGATGGGGCCCGGCGTCGGCGGGACGAACACGTGGGTGACGTAGAGACCGCCGGCGAGCGCGACCCCGAGCGTGGACAGCGAGAGCGAGGAGCGCTCGGCCAGCGAGCGGTTCAGCCCGGAGAGGATGACGAACCCGGAGTCACAGAACACGGGGATGCTGACGATGCTCCCCGTGATCGCCATCACCTCGGTCGTGTACTCCTCGCCGACGACCCCGAGAATCGACTCCGCGATGACGATCGCCGCGCCGGAGCGTTCGAGCGCGGTGCCGATGATGGTCCCCGCGAGAATCACGATGCCGATGTACCCGAGGACGCCGCCGAACCCGTCCGTGACGAGGGAAGCCGCTTCGGCCGGGTCGACGCCCGCGACGAGCGCCGTGCCGTACGCCGCGATGAGCAGCGCGAGAAACGCGTGCAGGTTCAGTTTCGCGGTGGCGACGATGATGAACGCGACTGCCGCCAAGAGCAACAGTACCAGCGGAATTCCTGACAACATGCAACCGGTTTCATACGATTTATACGTATAAAATTGCCTTCAGCGGCATCGTTCAGAAACCGGAGTGGACTGGCGGTCGTCAGTCCAGACACGCCGCGACGACGCGGAGCGGGCGCTCCCCCCTGACTTCGTCGGCGAGCAGCGGTACGCGCTTGACGTCGTACTCGCGGAACAGCTCCTGGGCCTGCGAGAGCGCCGCCTGCTGGACTTCCCAGCGGCGCGCGCAGAACTCGCAGCCCTCGGGGTTCGGGGAGACGAACGCCTCCCCGGGCACGTCGACGGTGTCCGCGAGCGGCTCCATCACGCGGTTGACGACGACGGTCCCCACGGGGACGCCGAACTCCGCGAGCCGGTCGGTGAGCCGCTGGGCTTCGAGGACGCTCATCTCCTCGGGCACCAGGACGACGCGGAAGTCCGTTCTGGTCGGGTCCGTCAGGACTGCGCGGAGGCGTTCGACGCGCTCCTCCACGGCGTCGAGGTTCCCGAGGCCGGCCTGTTCCTCGTCGTCGTCGCCCTGTCCGAACATCCCCGTGAGGCCGTCCATCATCCCGCCGAAGCGCTCGCGGAACTGCATCATGCGGCCGACCATCGAATCCAGCACTTCCGGGAGTTCCAGCAAGCGGAGCGTGTGCCCCGTGGGAGCGGTGTCGACGACGACGCGGTCGAAGCGCTCGTCGTCCATGTACTCCAGGAGGAGCTGGACGGCGGCGGCCTCGTCGGCGCCCGGCATCATCGCGGCGTCGTCGTCGGCGCCGCCCGCCGCGCCGCCGAGCAGCTCGTCGAGTCCGCCCGCGAAGCCGCCGTCCTGCCCGAACATGCCGGCCTGTGAGAGCGCGTCGTCGGGGTCGATTTCGACCGCCCAGAGGGGACTGTCCTCGCGGACCTTCGCGGGGCGGCCGGGCACGTCGAACTCCAGGGTGTCCGACAGCGAGTGCGCGGGGTCCGTCGACACGACGAGCGTGGCGGTGCCGTCGTTCGCGCTCGCGAGCGCGGTCGCCGCCGCCATCGTCGTCTTCCCGACGCCCCCCTTCCCGCCGTACAGCACGTACTCCGCGGTCCCGCTCGCCACGCCGGGGTCGAGGGAGTCGACGGCCTCGACCTCGATTTCGTCCATGGGGGAGCGTCGGCGACCCAGCGGGGTCAAAGCGTCGGTTGGCGTGTCGGGCCGCTCGCGGCCTGTCCGCGAACGTATTGGCCAGAGAAGTTTTCCGATTGAGGTGTGTTATCTCTCTGCATGGAGGGCGTCCTGAACGAGCGCACGGAGACGGTGCACAAGAAGGGGGTGGAGAACCCCTACAGCCGGACGAAGTGCGGCGCCACGACCGACCTCGGCCACGACGAGCTCCGGACCGTCCCCGTCGAGCGCGCGCTCGACGACTTCGACGCCTGCCGCTGCGGCCGGTGTTTCTCCGACGCCGGCGGGTACTGAGCTACCGGTCGGCGAAGTAGTCAGCGAGGCGCTCGGCGGCTTCCTCGACGCGCGGCGTCACGAGCGCGAAGCGCAGCCAGTCCTCGCGAGCGGTGCCGAAGCCGGCGCCCGGCATCCCCGCGACGCCGGCCTCGTCGATCAGCTCGAACGTGTTCTCCAGCGTCCCCGGGAAGTCGGGGAAGCGCGCGAGCACGTAGAAGCCGCCGTCGGGCTTAGTGTACTCCGCGCCCGCGTCGTCGAGCGCGGACGTGAACGTCTCCACGCGCTCGGCGAGGCGCTCGCGGTTCTCCTCGTAGTAGCTCGGGTCGGTCTCCCGGAGCGCGTGCAGCACGGCGGCCTGCGCGGGCCGCGACCCCGCCACGTTCGTCAGCATGTGCCGGGACTTCATCGGCTCCACGTGGGCCTCGGGCGCGATGCAGTAGCCGACGCGGAACCCCGTGATCGCCAGCGACTTCGAGAAGGAGTTCACGACGACGCGGTGCTCGGAGTCGAACTCCAGGGCGGACGTGAACCGCCCGGAGAAGTCGAAGTGGTCGTACACCTCGTCGCTGACCAGAATCGCGTCGTACTCCTCGGCGACGGCGACCAGTTCGCGCATCGTCTCCTCGCCGTACACCGCGCCCGTGGGGTTGTTCGGCGTCGTCGCCATGATGCACGCGGTGTCCTCGCTGGCCGCCGCGCGTACGTCCGCGGGGTCGAGGGCGCCGTCCGCAGCCGTGCCGACGAACACCTGCTCGCCGCCGAGCATGTTCGTCTTCCCCGGGTAGTAGGGGTAGACGGGGTCGGTCATCACGACCTCGTCGCCGGCGCCGCGCTCCAGCGCGCGCCCCATCGCCAGGTAGTTCGCCCCGCCGCCGCCGTTCGTGACGATCACCTGCTCGACGGGCACCTGCCGGCGCGCCGCGATCTCCTCGCGGAGCTCGCGGAGGCCGTCGCTGGGCGGGTACTGGAAGTTCTGGCCGCCCGTGTCGGCGTACTCGTGGAGCCCCTCGGCGAGCGCGGGCGGCGACCCCCAGTCGGGGTTCCCCGACACCATGTTCACCACGTCGCGGTCCGCGTTCACCGCGTACTGTATCACGCGGAAGAACAGCGGCTCCTCGTAGTCCATACCCTCTCCTTCTCGCCGCGACACGTGGCTCTTTCGTCCCCGCGGGAGGCGGCGAACGTTACCGCTACTCCGCGGTTGATTCGGCCGGTCGCCGTGGGTTCGAGTATGGTCGACTACGCCGAACACCTCCGCGAGTACTACGACGCCGTCGACGACGACCGCATCGACGACTTGCTCGACTTGTTCGCCGACGACGTCGTCTACGACCGCCCTGGTCAGCAGTCCATCGAGGGCAAGGACGACCTCGAAACGTTCTACCGCGAGGGCCGCCCGCTGGAGGACGGCAGCCACACCGTCCACGACGTGCTCGTCGACGGGTCTCGTGCGGCCGTCCGCGGCACGTTCTCGGGCGTGCAGGACGGCGAGGACGTCGAGTTCGGGTTCGCGGACGTCCACGTCTTCGAGGACGGCCGCATCGCGAAGCGGTACACGTACACCGACCGCGACACCGTCTGACGCCACCACCTTCTTGCTCGCGCGCTCGGTATCCCGAGCCATGCGCGAGTACGCCGCCGACCCGCCGATAGAGGAGGAACTCAACGACGAACTCCCGGCCGCCGGCCATACCGTCGCGACCGCCGAATCCTGCACTGGCGGGCTCATCGGGTCGCTGCTGACGGACGTCTCCGGGTCCAGTGACTACTTCGACCGGTCGCTGGTGACGTACACGTACGACGCCAAACTCGACCTCGGCGTCTCGCGGGAGGCGCTCGACGAGCACGGCGCCGTCAGCGAGCCGGTCGCCCGGCAGATGGCGCAGGCGACCCGGGACGCCGCCGGCACGACGTGGGGCGTCTCCACGACGGGCATCGCCGGCCCCACGGGCGGCAGCGACGGGAAGCCCGTCGGCACCGTCTACATCGGCGTCGCGTACGCCGGCGACTGGGGGACGCAGACGTCGTACGCGGACGTCGAGCGCCGCGAGTTCGACGGGACGCGGACCGAGATCAAGGAGCAGATCGCGCGCCGCGCGCTCCGCAAGCTCGGCGAGCACGTCGCGGAGGCCCGGCCGTGACCGCGTCCCGTAACTGTGACGTGTCCCCGGACTCTCGGTCCGCGCGATGAACAAAGGCGACCACATCCTCAACGGGCTGCTGCTCGCGGTCGGGCTCGGGTACGTCCTCTACCCCGCCGGCGGCGTCGAGACCCTGCACACGATCGCGGCAGTCCTCATCCCCGTCGTTCTCGGTGCACTCTTCCCGGACGTCGACACGGACTTCGGGAAGCACCGCAAGACTCTCCACAACATCCCCGTGCTCGCGCTGCTGTACGTCTTCCCCGTCTACTTCGGGAACCTCCAGTACGTCTGGATCGGCGTCCTCACCCACTACGTGCTCGACGTCGTCGGGAGCAAGCGCGGCATCGCGCTGTTCTACCCGCTCTCCGACCAGGAGTACGGGCTCCCGGTCGGCGTCACCACGGTGTCGAAGTACGCCAGCACAGTCACGGTCGTCATCACGCT
Proteins encoded in this region:
- a CDS encoding GntP family permease; this translates as MLSGIPLVLLLLAAVAFIIVATAKLNLHAFLALLIAAYGTALVAGVDPAEAASLVTDGFGGVLGYIGIVILAGTIIGTALERSGAAIVIAESILGVVGEEYTTEVMAITGSIVSIPVFCDSGFVILSGLNRSLAERSSLSLSTLGVALAGGLYVTHVFVPPTPGPIAAAGILGADIGLVMLAGLVVSAPIVFVASAWANRVASRYHIDPAPEMTMEDIKAEYGSLPSPAASFAPLVVPIALIALGSIAAYPEAENPELVTGALQRWLLFLGDPAVALIIGVFISFAVVPEFTNDITDEWVSEGIKKAAVILAVTGAGGAFGEVLGALPLEQFVTDTFGGLGIGLLAAFVVAAAMKTALGSSTVAILTTASLFASLLDPLGLATQWGRVFAVLAIGAGSMTVSHANDSYFWIITEFTDMEAATAYQAWTLGTLVLGVASIVWILVVQNVVGLVL
- a CDS encoding pyridoxal phosphate-dependent aminotransferase — protein: MDYEEPLFFRVIQYAVNADRDVVNMVSGNPDWGSPPALAEGLHEYADTGGQNFQYPPSDGLRELREEIAARRQVPVEQVIVTNGGGGANYLAMGRALERGAGDEVVMTDPVYPYYPGKTNMLGGEQVFVGTAADGALDPADVRAAASEDTACIMATTPNNPTGAVYGEETMRELVAVAEEYDAILVSDEVYDHFDFSGRFTSALEFDSEHRVVVNSFSKSLAITGFRVGYCIAPEAHVEPMKSRHMLTNVAGSRPAQAAVLHALRETDPSYYEENRERLAERVETFTSALDDAGAEYTKPDGGFYVLARFPDFPGTLENTFELIDEAGVAGMPGAGFGTAREDWLRFALVTPRVEEAAERLADYFADR
- a CDS encoding TRC40/GET3/ArsA family transport-energizing ATPase, which codes for MDEIEVEAVDSLDPGVASGTAEYVLYGGKGGVGKTTMAAATALASANDGTATLVVSTDPAHSLSDTLEFDVPGRPAKVREDSPLWAVEIDPDDALSQAGMFGQDGGFAGGLDELLGGAAGGADDDAAMMPGADEAAAVQLLLEYMDDERFDRVVVDTAPTGHTLRLLELPEVLDSMVGRMMQFRERFGGMMDGLTGMFGQGDDDEEQAGLGNLDAVEERVERLRAVLTDPTRTDFRVVLVPEEMSVLEAQRLTDRLAEFGVPVGTVVVNRVMEPLADTVDVPGEAFVSPNPEGCEFCARRWEVQQAALSQAQELFREYDVKRVPLLADEVRGERPLRVVAACLD
- a CDS encoding metal-dependent hydrolase codes for the protein MNKGDHILNGLLLAVGLGYVLYPAGGVETLHTIAAVLIPVVLGALFPDVDTDFGKHRKTLHNIPVLALLYVFPVYFGNLQYVWIGVLTHYVLDVVGSKRGIALFYPLSDQEYGLPVGVTTVSKYASTVTVVITLVELAAIAVVVHVAPQYVPMDAVSSVF
- a CDS encoding nuclear transport factor 2 family protein codes for the protein MVDYAEHLREYYDAVDDDRIDDLLDLFADDVVYDRPGQQSIEGKDDLETFYREGRPLEDGSHTVHDVLVDGSRAAVRGTFSGVQDGEDVEFGFADVHVFEDGRIAKRYTYTDRDTV
- a CDS encoding CinA family protein, coding for MREYAADPPIEEELNDELPAAGHTVATAESCTGGLIGSLLTDVSGSSDYFDRSLVTYTYDAKLDLGVSREALDEHGAVSEPVARQMAQATRDAAGTTWGVSTTGIAGPTGGSDGKPVGTVYIGVAYAGDWGTQTSYADVERREFDGTRTEIKEQIARRALRKLGEHVAEARP